In Anaerolineales bacterium, the following proteins share a genomic window:
- a CDS encoding acetyl ornithine aminotransferase family protein, with product MEKLNLPGPKSKAILERDAKVISSSYPRAYPFVMDHGKGVEVWDADGNRFIDFMAGIAVLSTGHSHPKVVKAVKDAAEKFLHISSDFYHEGWVRLSEKLDEIAPFEEGAKTFLTNSGTEAVETAIKLAKYHTKRHNFIGFFGAFHGRTMGSVAFTASKPHYHRGFYPLMPGVTHVPYPDEYRPILHRRMGEDYGETCVRFIEEEIFDHNVPGDEIAGMLVEPIQGEGGYIVPPAGFFPALRKLCDKYGIMLIVDEVQSGMGRTGKWWAVEHFGVEPDIVVSAKGIASGLPLGACIARESVMTWPKGTHGNTYGGNPIACAASLATIELLEEKYLANAAEVGQYMIDALEEIQARHTSMGDVRGKGLMIGVEFVKDKNTKEPNEEIRNMIEKTAFEHGLLTLGCGKSTIRFAPPLNITKKEADEGLELFEHAVTMSEQEQGLR from the coding sequence ATGGAAAAATTGAATCTGCCTGGACCGAAATCAAAGGCAATACTTGAACGTGACGCGAAAGTCATTTCGTCGTCGTATCCGCGCGCGTACCCATTCGTGATGGATCACGGCAAAGGCGTGGAAGTGTGGGACGCCGACGGCAACCGCTTCATTGATTTTATGGCGGGCATTGCCGTGCTTTCGACGGGTCACTCGCACCCGAAAGTGGTGAAGGCGGTGAAAGACGCCGCCGAAAAGTTTTTGCACATCTCGTCCGATTTTTATCACGAGGGCTGGGTGCGCCTGAGCGAAAAGTTGGACGAGATCGCGCCGTTCGAGGAAGGAGCAAAAACATTTTTAACCAACTCGGGAACCGAAGCGGTCGAGACCGCCATCAAACTGGCAAAGTATCACACCAAGCGGCATAACTTCATCGGATTCTTCGGCGCGTTCCACGGACGCACGATGGGATCGGTGGCGTTCACCGCGAGCAAGCCGCATTATCATCGCGGGTTTTATCCGCTGATGCCGGGCGTCACGCACGTCCCCTACCCTGATGAATATCGCCCGATCCTGCATCGCAGAATGGGCGAAGATTACGGTGAAACCTGCGTGCGTTTCATCGAGGAAGAAATTTTCGATCACAATGTGCCGGGCGACGAGATCGCCGGTATGCTGGTCGAGCCGATTCAAGGCGAGGGCGGCTACATTGTGCCGCCCGCCGGGTTCTTCCCCGCGCTGCGTAAGTTGTGCGATAAATACGGCATCATGCTGATCGTGGACGAAGTTCAATCGGGTATGGGGCGCACCGGAAAATGGTGGGCGGTGGAACACTTCGGCGTGGAGCCGGATATCGTCGTCTCCGCGAAGGGAATCGCTTCGGGTCTGCCGCTCGGCGCGTGCATCGCGCGAGAATCGGTGATGACGTGGCCCAAAGGGACGCACGGCAACACCTACGGCGGCAACCCCATCGCCTGCGCCGCGTCGCTCGCGACCATCGAACTACTCGAGGAGAAATATCTCGCCAACGCGGCGGAGGTCGGGCAATACATGATCGACGCGCTGGAAGAAATTCAGGCGCGGCACACGTCAATGGGCGACGTGCGCGGTAAAGGCTTGATGATCGGCGTAGAGTTTGTGAAAGACAAGAACACGAAAGAGCCAAACGAGGAAATCCGCAACATGATCGAAAAAACCGCCTTCGAGCATGGTCTGCTGACGCTCGGTTGCGGCAAGTCCACCATCCGCTTTGCGCCGCCGTTGAACATCACCAAAAAGGAGGCGGACGAAGGCTTGGAGCTCTTCGAGCATGCCGTGACGATGTCCGAGCAGGAGCAGGGGTTGAGGTAA
- a CDS encoding DUF433 domain-containing protein: MSNTRVTLDTVVTAFKDGATAEEIAQQYPAVPLADIYSVIGYYLRKRDEVDAYLMKRNKEAREFQTQAEARYNPIGIRERLLARQIGGK; encoded by the coding sequence GTGAGTAATACGCGTGTCACTCTGGATACGGTCGTTACAGCGTTCAAAGATGGCGCAACGGCGGAGGAGATCGCTCAACAGTACCCAGCGGTTCCACTGGCAGATATCTATTCCGTGATCGGCTATTACCTGCGTAAACGCGACGAGGTAGATGCGTATCTAATGAAACGAAACAAAGAAGCGCGTGAATTCCAAACGCAAGCGGAGGCGCGCTATAATCCAATCGGTATACGCGAAAGGTTGCTTGCGCGACAAATTGGCGGGAAATAA
- a CDS encoding ROK family protein encodes MSLTVAVDLGGTHIRVASYNSESITPVAHFRTRTNAREPGVFDRLVQAIENVWDAKATSIGVASPGPLDPYTGTILATPNILEWQNFPLASKLSEHFGVPVHIDNDANMAGFGEWTFGAGKGHHNLVYLTISTGVGGGVICNDTLLQGFHGLGAELGHMIVDPNGPPCGCGKHGHVEAFSSGTAIARYTEEQIQAGQKSSLPSQGQLTAKLLADAALQGDSLAISAFSRAGHYLGIAVANYLAIFDPSIVIFGGGVSQVGDLLFKPFEESLREHTFHPHYLDNLVIAKAALGDDVGLLGALAWARYKRTRAE; translated from the coding sequence ATGTCGCTCACAGTAGCCGTAGACCTCGGCGGCACGCACATCCGCGTTGCCTCCTACAACTCAGAAAGTATCACACCCGTAGCCCATTTCCGTACACGCACAAACGCCAGAGAACCTGGCGTATTTGATCGGTTGGTGCAGGCAATCGAAAACGTCTGGGATGCAAAGGCGACCTCCATCGGCGTCGCCTCCCCTGGTCCGCTCGACCCATACACGGGAACCATCCTCGCTACCCCGAACATCCTCGAATGGCAGAACTTCCCGCTTGCCTCCAAACTCTCCGAACACTTCGGCGTCCCCGTCCACATTGACAACGACGCCAACATGGCGGGCTTCGGCGAATGGACGTTCGGCGCGGGCAAGGGGCATCACAACCTCGTCTACCTCACCATCAGCACGGGCGTCGGCGGCGGCGTGATCTGCAACGACACCCTCCTGCAAGGCTTTCACGGTCTCGGCGCCGAACTCGGTCACATGATCGTTGACCCAAACGGTCCGCCGTGCGGATGCGGCAAGCACGGACACGTGGAAGCCTTTTCATCGGGGACTGCCATCGCGCGCTACACAGAAGAGCAAATCCAAGCGGGACAAAAATCCTCGCTTCCATCTCAGGGACAGCTGACCGCAAAACTGTTGGCGGACGCGGCGCTTCAAGGGGATTCGCTCGCTATTTCGGCATTTTCACGAGCTGGGCATTACCTCGGCATCGCGGTTGCCAATTACCTCGCCATCTTTGACCCGTCCATTGTGATCTTCGGCGGCGGAGTTTCGCAAGTCGGCGATCTGCTCTTCAAGCCGTTCGAGGAAAGTTTGCGCGAGCACACGTTTCATCCGCATTATTTGGATAATCTGGTCATCGCCAAAGCCGCGCTGGGCGACGATGTCGGTCTGCTCGGCGCGCTCGCATGGGCACGTTATAAACGAACGAGGGCGGAATGA
- a CDS encoding YvcK family protein: MPKSKWVARFPFLEDLREAARWFTPGLGVKRWFLFIMAGVTLLGVGFAILLLDLYRTDSTNELLLTFLSYASLRFLPREIRALLFGGLGIWLVGYGIVRLNRSLLRPYLRTGRVLLDDLSDYRRRKRGPRIVAIGGGHGLSNLLRGLKEFTRNLTAVVTVADDGGSSGRLRADFGILPPGDIRNCLAALSNDEQMLTQLFQYRFSGAGDLSGHSFGNLFITALADITGSFEGAIAESGKVLSVSGRVLPSTLHDVQLVADMQLPHVVNEVRVEGESRIPQMAGQVRRVWLEPNDAPAYPPVLRAILNADMIVVGPGSLYTSLLPNLLVQDLLGAMRSSRAVKVYVCNLATQAGETDLFTCYDHVRALEEHIGERVFDVILCNSNYEGQLNEDSQWVIADEKILADPRTFCTDLISESQPWRHDSNKLTSALIEVLDEYTGPLE, from the coding sequence ATGCCGAAAAGTAAATGGGTTGCTCGTTTTCCGTTTCTCGAAGATTTGCGCGAGGCAGCGCGGTGGTTTACGCCTGGCTTGGGCGTCAAACGTTGGTTTCTGTTCATTATGGCAGGCGTCACGTTGTTAGGCGTGGGCTTCGCCATCCTTCTTTTGGATTTGTACCGCACCGATTCGACCAACGAATTGTTGTTAACCTTCCTTTCATACGCATCGCTTCGCTTCCTGCCGCGCGAGATCAGAGCGCTGTTGTTTGGCGGACTCGGGATTTGGCTCGTCGGCTATGGCATCGTGCGGCTCAATCGCTCGCTTCTTCGTCCGTACCTACGGACGGGGCGCGTCTTGCTCGACGATTTGAGCGATTACCGCCGCCGCAAGCGTGGACCGCGCATCGTCGCCATCGGCGGCGGGCATGGACTGTCGAATCTCTTGCGCGGGTTGAAGGAGTTTACGCGGAATCTGACGGCGGTCGTCACCGTCGCGGATGACGGCGGCTCGTCGGGTCGCCTCCGCGCGGACTTTGGGATTCTTCCGCCAGGCGACATCCGCAACTGCCTCGCCGCGCTCTCCAACGATGAGCAGATGTTGACTCAACTTTTTCAATATCGCTTCAGCGGCGCGGGCGATTTGAGCGGACATTCCTTCGGCAATTTGTTTATCACCGCGCTGGCAGATATTACTGGCAGTTTCGAGGGCGCAATTGCCGAGTCGGGCAAAGTCTTATCGGTCAGCGGACGCGTGCTTCCCTCCACGTTGCATGATGTGCAACTCGTCGCGGACATGCAATTGCCGCATGTTGTGAACGAAGTCCGTGTGGAGGGGGAGAGTCGCATCCCGCAGATGGCGGGTCAGGTTCGGCGGGTCTGGCTTGAACCGAACGACGCGCCTGCGTATCCGCCTGTTTTGAGGGCAATCCTCAACGCGGATATGATCGTTGTTGGACCTGGAAGTTTGTACACCAGTCTCTTGCCAAACCTGCTCGTGCAGGATTTGCTCGGCGCGATGCGTTCCAGCCGCGCGGTGAAAGTCTACGTGTGCAACCTCGCCACTCAAGCGGGCGAAACGGATTTGTTCACGTGCTACGACCACGTCCGCGCGCTGGAGGAACACATCGGCGAACGCGTCTTCGACGTGATATTGTGCAACAGCAATTATGAAGGTCAACTCAACGAGGACTCGCAATGGGTGATCGCAGACGAGAAGATACTCGCCGACCCACGCACCTTCTGCACCGACTTGATCAGCGAATCCCAACCGTGGCGGCACGATTCGAATAAACTGACTTCCGCTTTGATCGAAGTGCTGGACGAGTATACGGGTCCGTTGGAGTAA